CCGCGCTTATGACCGAAGAGTTCGGAGTAGGTCAGCTCGCCACTGTAGGCGGCAATGTTGCTTTTTTTCACCGGCAGTTCACTGCGCGGATTGAGCTGTGCCTGATACATTTCGTTGAGTCGCGAGTAGATGTTGTTGAACAGGAACTCTTTACCGCTGCCGGTTGCGCCGGTGATGAGAATTGACGGCAGGCCCAGAGTCGCCTCTTCAATGTTTTTCTGATTCCAGGACGCCAGGCGATAGAAAATCGGTGGCGTGACGGTCTGGATGAATTTAACCACCTGTTTGGCTTTTTCCGAGTTGCCGATAATGTTGCCCAGCTTGTAGGACGAGATGTTCGGATCTTTGTAGCCGACATCGGAGCGCAGATGTTGCACTTCACCGGTGAGGGCTTCGATCTGCTGCAGATCCGCCAGGTAGCGGGAAATCATGCGACCGACAATCTGCAGAATCCGCTTGTGTTCTTCGGTGAAGTAATAACTGCGGAAACTGTTGAGACAGATGACCGCCAGAACCTTGTCTTCGCTGATCACCGGAACGGCCAGTTCGCTCTTGATGTTGTTGGCCAGGTCGAGATAAAAGCCGCCCTGATCCTTGATGTCGTCGGTGTTGACAATCAGTTGGGTGTGGCTGCTGTGGGCGGCATAGCCGGTCAGACTGCGCTGATCCGGCGGCAGTTCATAACCGCCGATGCGGATCGGCGGAATATTTTTTTTGCGCCATTCCTTGCTCTTGGCGCCGATCAGGGTGTCGGAAGCATCCTCCACCACCAGCCAGCGTCCATCCTCCTGTTCACGGACCACGGCAATACTGCCGGTGTCGGCTCCGATCAACTCGGTCGCTTTCGACAACACCCGGCTGAGGAACGGTTGCAGTCCTTCGAAGCGCTCCTGAAGCAGGTCATTGATCTCGGCGAGCACCTGGATTTCCATGTGCTCGCCACCAATTTCCTGGATGACCCGTTCCGCCATCTCGGCATGCGCTTCAAGGAGACGCTGTTCAAATTCATTGAAGGTATAACTTTTGTCGGTGTAGTAATTGACGACACACAGAATCCGTTTGGTGCTGGCTTCATAGCGCGGCACGACATACAGCGATTGCAACCCCAGCTGTTCGGTTAAATAACGCTTCTGCAGATCTTCGGACTGCAGGTTGGGGATATACAGCGGCGCCAGAAAACGGTCATCAATGATGATGCCGTTGTCGGCAATGTAGCGCGACAACAGGGATTCTCCCTTGCTCAGGCTGATCAGCTGTTCGTCTTCATAGACTTTGCGGTCATCGCGCTCCTGCGAATAGGAAGCGAGGATCTGCAATCCTTCCTCATTGCTGTCGGCACTTTTCGGTGAGGGGATCAGCACCGAGGCCAGTGACAAATTGTCAACCAGGCGCACCGCTGATTTCATCATGGAAAACGCCGCCTCACGTTTCTTCTGCTCATCGACCTGGCGCGCCAGCACCAGCTGCTGATGATATTTTCGTGCTTGGTCAAGTGTGGTGGCCACCTGGTCCATAAAGTTGACCAGATCGCGTCGCTGTTGCTCCGAAGGAAGTTGATGACGACCGCTGTCAACACAGAGTACGCCCATGGCGCGGCTTTGCCGCAGAATAGGTACCATGTAGCTTGAGACGATCTGAAAGCGCTGTTCCAGTTCACAGTTGAAGCGTCGGCTCAGGGCGGTGTCATCAAGGGAGGTTTCCTCCTGGCTGGCGTACACGCTCGACACAGGATATGAGCTGCTGTTTATTGGGAAGCTGTAACCTTGCAGGTCGTCGCTGTTCAATCCGGTGGCCATGGCGCACGTCAGACTGCCACTGGTCAGGTCTTCTAGGTAGATGCGGCAGCGATTGTGTTGGGTCAGGCGGTTGATGGTTTCGGCAATAACATGGAGAATCTCTTCGAGGTTCTCTTTGCCGTAACTGTTGATTTTATGGATATCTGCGCTGTAGCCGAGGCCTAGAGAAGTCATGGACTGTCCGGTCGTCAAAAGAGAGTAGTAAATTGAGTACTAAGCAGAGTATAGAGAAGCCGGGGCGGTAAAGTCAAAACGAATTTAGCGTGGAATTGCCATTGGAGCCAGCTATAAAAACGCATTGCCAACCGGCTGTTGATCCGTTAAATTAACGTCAATTTTTTATGAGTTTTCTGTGAGGAATGATGAGCCCGTTTGATGAATTGCGTGAATTGGCCAAGACGGTAAACTGCCCCTGTGACTATTCGTGTCTGAAAAAGGGCTATTGTTGCAGTGCTGTTTCCGAACGCGTGATTGACGGCCGGATTGTTGCGATTCAGGTGGGCGAAACGTCGCGAGAGATTTGCTGCGGCTACTATATTAATTTTGGCGGCGGCTGTTATTGCAGTTGCCCACTGCACGTTGAGATGGTTCGACGAGGATTGCTGAAACCTCGACCTGACAACAACGCTGTTAAAGAAGACGCGTCTCAAACAGATAGTGACGCGGATGCCAGCCAATAAGCCGGTCCACTGTCCGGTCTCCTGCCGTTCCCGCCACATCGCGAGCCAACACCAGCCAGATTTTTCCCTGCCAATATGGCCACTTCCCCTCAACGCTGGCGGTGCCCTGGTCTGATGTTGTCATTCGGG
This region of uncultured Desulfuromonas sp. genomic DNA includes:
- a CDS encoding GPMC system transcriptional regulator; this encodes MTSLGLGYSADIHKINSYGKENLEEILHVIAETINRLTQHNRCRIYLEDLTSGSLTCAMATGLNSDDLQGYSFPINSSSYPVSSVYASQEETSLDDTALSRRFNCELEQRFQIVSSYMVPILRQSRAMGVLCVDSGRHQLPSEQQRRDLVNFMDQVATTLDQARKYHQQLVLARQVDEQKKREAAFSMMKSAVRLVDNLSLASVLIPSPKSADSNEEGLQILASYSQERDDRKVYEDEQLISLSKGESLLSRYIADNGIIIDDRFLAPLYIPNLQSEDLQKRYLTEQLGLQSLYVVPRYEASTKRILCVVNYYTDKSYTFNEFEQRLLEAHAEMAERVIQEIGGEHMEIQVLAEINDLLQERFEGLQPFLSRVLSKATELIGADTGSIAVVREQEDGRWLVVEDASDTLIGAKSKEWRKKNIPPIRIGGYELPPDQRSLTGYAAHSSHTQLIVNTDDIKDQGGFYLDLANNIKSELAVPVISEDKVLAVICLNSFRSYYFTEEHKRILQIVGRMISRYLADLQQIEALTGEVQHLRSDVGYKDPNISSYKLGNIIGNSEKAKQVVKFIQTVTPPIFYRLASWNQKNIEEATLGLPSILITGATGSGKEFLFNNIYSRLNEMYQAQLNPRSELPVKKSNIAAYSGELTYSELFGHKRGAFTGAHTDRKGILEEAHGGVVFLDEIGDADPKTQVQLLRFLDNGGFVRLGDNTTRYSRVLLVAATNKNLHQLIQEGLFREDLYHRLSELTVEVPSLNERRDDIADLSIHFLGKLYRVYKRGEDTNDAPALSVAAQQVLKEHHYHGNMRELRSILLRALFFRQGRVIGPEDIRRALDSAPASEPAAPIGNVTEKTASAIFTAIVNDQDDFWSAVYAPYSAHQISRDVVATVIQLTRERGASTMPRIAAMLKACDPRSEDDNERKTFYKFKNFLYKTIRIT